One Defluviitoga tunisiensis genomic window carries:
- a CDS encoding ABC transporter ATP-binding protein codes for MSLLEIYEISAYYVHNNSTTKAVDNVSFSVEENEIFGIAGESGCGKSTLVKTIYGFIEPPLYLDKGKIIYNFKDSNEINSVTKKNISSNWWKKISYIPQGSMNVLNPVRRIKKFFRNLWKAHSMNLSYEKYYNLVISHLHHLGLPADILEYYPHQLSGGMKQRVVIAAASLFHPELIVADEPTSALDVGVQLDVLRLLIKIQNEYKNTIIIVAHDMSVMANFCSRIAIMYAGNIVEVAETKALFKNPLHPYTKLLIDSLPKIGDIRELKAIPGSPPDLTSPPSGCKFHPRCHFAKNICIKEEPNLKKITIDHAVACHLLER; via the coding sequence ATGTCTTTATTAGAAATCTATGAAATTAGTGCATATTATGTTCATAACAACTCTACTACTAAAGCAGTAGATAATGTAAGCTTTTCTGTAGAAGAGAATGAAATATTTGGCATAGCCGGAGAATCCGGATGTGGGAAATCAACTTTAGTTAAGACTATTTATGGATTTATAGAGCCTCCTTTATATCTTGATAAAGGAAAAATTATATACAATTTTAAGGACTCAAATGAGATTAATTCTGTAACAAAAAAGAATATATCCTCAAATTGGTGGAAAAAAATTTCTTATATTCCCCAAGGTTCAATGAATGTACTAAACCCTGTAAGAAGAATTAAGAAATTTTTTCGAAATCTATGGAAAGCTCATAGTATGAATTTGAGTTATGAAAAATATTATAATTTGGTGATTAGTCATTTACACCATTTAGGCTTACCTGCAGATATTTTAGAATATTATCCTCACCAATTATCTGGAGGAATGAAACAAAGAGTTGTAATTGCAGCTGCATCGCTATTTCACCCTGAATTGATCGTTGCAGATGAACCTACTTCTGCACTAGATGTGGGTGTTCAATTGGATGTATTGAGATTACTTATAAAGATACAAAACGAATACAAAAATACTATCATTATAGTAGCCCATGATATGTCTGTCATGGCGAATTTTTGTTCAAGAATTGCCATTATGTATGCAGGAAATATTGTAGAAGTAGCAGAAACAAAAGCTCTCTTTAAAAATCCTTTACATCCTTATACCAAATTGTTAATTGATTCTCTTCCGAAGATAGGAGATATAAGAGAATTAAAAGCAATCCCAGGATCTCCTCCGGATCTTACTTCTCCTCCTTCAGGATGTAAATTTCATCCTCGTTGCCATTTTGCAAAAAATATTTGTATAAAAGAGGAGCCTAATTTAAAAAAAATAACTATAGATCATGCTGTTGCTTGTCACTTATTAGAGAGGTGA
- a CDS encoding ABC transporter permease yields MNFKDLIKKDMRFRIGFIIILLIFCFSSFSFFSPIDPFSTYYVPVNRPPSLDYIFGTNSKGQDLFWMTSFAFRNSIFFGLITASISRIIALLVGTVSGYKGGKTDSVLMIINDSFITLPVLLVMILIAMVFRRLPFFLLAVVLAFFGWSWDARLFRSQILSLKERKLTYTARFSGMKTLDLIFKIYFPHLTPIFFSTFINNMIWSLGLEVTLSVLGLTSLQTPSIGTTIYWANQHQALILGVWWWLAIPLIGAILLFTSLYLLIVSLNEYIDPRVRAQGGIS; encoded by the coding sequence ATGAATTTTAAAGATTTAATTAAAAAGGATATGAGATTTAGAATTGGGTTTATTATCATTTTATTGATATTCTGTTTTTCATCATTTTCATTTTTTTCACCTATAGATCCTTTTTCTACTTATTATGTTCCTGTTAATAGGCCTCCAAGCTTAGATTACATTTTTGGGACTAATTCAAAAGGTCAAGACCTTTTTTGGATGACTTCTTTTGCATTTCGCAATTCTATTTTTTTTGGTTTAATAACTGCGTCTATTTCAAGAATAATAGCGTTACTTGTAGGAACTGTTTCAGGTTATAAAGGAGGAAAGACTGATAGTGTCCTTATGATAATAAACGATAGTTTTATTACCTTGCCTGTCCTTTTAGTAATGATATTAATAGCAATGGTGTTTAGAAGGTTACCTTTCTTTTTATTGGCAGTTGTATTAGCCTTTTTTGGGTGGTCTTGGGACGCAAGATTATTTAGATCCCAAATATTAAGTTTAAAAGAAAGAAAACTAACTTATACAGCCAGATTTTCGGGAATGAAAACTCTTGATTTGATTTTCAAAATATATTTTCCACATCTTACACCTATTTTTTTTTCAACGTTTATTAATAATATGATTTGGTCTCTTGGATTGGAAGTTACTTTATCTGTATTAGGCTTAACAAGTCTTCAAACTCCTTCAATTGGAACCACTATCTATTGGGCAAATCAACATCAAGCACTTATATTAGGAGTATGGTGGTGGTTAGCAATACCATTAATAGGAGCTATTCTTTTGTTTACATCTCTTTATCTTTTAATAGTAAGTTTAAACGAATATATAGATCCAAGAGTTAGAGCCCAAGGGGGGATCTCTTAA
- a CDS encoding ABC transporter permease: protein MKKSLVDYVVRRIIQFIILVIISTSIIFILPRLSPDTGPVEQAIGRVMSQGQYIDPQAVEQLRENLEIAYGLKGNIFQQYFTFWGNFLKGDLGPSFAYFPTPVTELIFHSLPWTIGLLGITTILSWILGNWLGGIVGNNRNKKWARTVEVIINGFRPIPHYILALVLLILFSHVFPIFPSGGAYPPGIIPNFSWSFILEVIKHAFLPALSLFILGIGGWFQGMRTLVSHIVQEDYVTYAKLTAIKKNEIFRGYILRNAMLPQVTGLALQIGMLFSGTLIVEIVFNYPGIGFLAYQAILRSDYNLIMGVTIFSILAVALGTLIIDLIYPLLDPRISYEK from the coding sequence ATGAAAAAATCTTTAGTTGACTATGTTGTCAGAAGAATTATTCAGTTCATAATTCTTGTAATCATTAGTACTTCGATAATTTTTATACTTCCTAGATTATCTCCAGATACTGGTCCTGTAGAGCAAGCAATAGGTCGAGTTATGAGTCAAGGACAATATATAGATCCTCAAGCAGTTGAGCAGCTTAGAGAAAATCTAGAAATAGCTTATGGCTTAAAAGGAAACATCTTTCAACAATATTTTACCTTCTGGGGGAACTTTTTAAAAGGTGATCTTGGACCATCTTTTGCTTATTTTCCTACACCTGTAACAGAACTGATATTTCACTCTTTACCTTGGACAATAGGACTTCTAGGAATAACCACTATTCTATCCTGGATTTTAGGAAATTGGTTAGGTGGAATTGTCGGGAACAATAGGAATAAAAAATGGGCGAGAACTGTGGAAGTTATTATAAATGGATTTAGACCTATACCTCACTATATACTTGCATTGGTTCTTTTGATTCTTTTTTCTCATGTTTTTCCTATTTTTCCATCTGGTGGCGCTTATCCACCTGGCATTATTCCTAATTTTAGCTGGAGTTTCATTCTTGAAGTTATAAAACACGCATTTTTACCTGCACTTTCTTTATTTATTTTAGGTATAGGTGGTTGGTTTCAGGGAATGAGAACATTGGTTTCTCATATTGTTCAAGAGGATTATGTTACTTATGCCAAATTAACTGCTATAAAGAAAAACGAAATTTTTAGGGGTTATATACTCAGAAATGCAATGTTACCTCAAGTCACTGGACTGGCTTTACAAATTGGAATGCTTTTTAGTGGTACTTTGATAGTTGAGATTGTTTTCAATTATCCTGGAATTGGCTTTTTAGCATATCAAGCCATTTTGAGGTCTGACTATAATTTAATAATGGGAGTAACTATTTTTTCAATACTAGCTGTTGCATTAGGAACATTAATTATTGATTTAATATATCCATTGCTTGATCCAAGAATCTCTTATGAAAAATAA
- a CDS encoding ABC transporter substrate-binding protein: MKKSFMFVFFVILLSTFIFAQAEYMPGVPRNELIIIENPDGRATDPGNFNLWAPGSPSWSRGLQQICMDALWYIDPDAGIEGDPWLNSLAAEPPIYNDDYTEMTIKLREGIYWSDGIEFSADDVVFTVETLKAHPTMSWGSNFQIYVDEVYKTDNYTVVLKLKEPNSRMHSTFTVRWSGCYIMPKHIYEHVEDPEAYKFNPPVSLGPYVLKSFDPNGYWTLWEKRDDWERTTLGKLYGEPGPNYVLYIGLTQERRVLDQMKHELDIIHDLAPEAAISLIQSNQYAVTWFDKFPWAHPDPTLISVLLNHEKYPYNIPEVRWALTLTINAPEVALASYNGAATLSPIAVPPTGNHLKWYFDPMESWLKEFYLEVEGEKFYPYDDTISHKVADLAKSQFGYEVPTDLEKIKESLGYGWWKYSPEIAEKLLRSQGFTKDNRGRWRLPNGELWKINIICEAEGRPIATRGAEKIAEQWRKFGIDAQIQGVSTAILWPSYLNPGNFEVAYAWNIETWGGHPDLSFFLRTWHSDYYKESGVLSAGSNYIRYKSEELDKIIENMQKTDFFDYEKNIDIGLDFLKLMVRDMPEIPLMSYNVFTICDGYYWTGYPTAENPYTNPVPNWANSKYMFPLLKPTGRK; the protein is encoded by the coding sequence GTGAAAAAAAGTTTTATGTTTGTATTTTTTGTGATTCTTTTAAGTACATTTATATTTGCGCAAGCAGAATATATGCCAGGTGTACCTAGAAACGAGCTAATAATTATAGAAAATCCAGATGGAAGAGCAACAGATCCGGGCAACTTTAATTTGTGGGCTCCTGGGTCTCCTTCATGGTCAAGAGGTCTTCAACAAATATGTATGGATGCATTGTGGTATATCGACCCTGATGCGGGTATTGAAGGAGATCCATGGTTAAATTCGTTGGCAGCAGAACCTCCAATTTATAACGATGATTACACAGAAATGACTATTAAATTAAGAGAAGGTATTTATTGGAGTGATGGAATTGAATTTTCAGCGGATGATGTAGTATTTACCGTAGAAACATTAAAAGCTCATCCAACGATGTCTTGGGGATCAAATTTTCAAATTTATGTTGATGAAGTGTATAAAACGGATAATTATACAGTTGTTTTGAAATTGAAAGAACCAAATTCTCGAATGCATTCAACATTTACAGTTCGATGGTCGGGCTGTTATATTATGCCAAAACATATTTATGAACATGTTGAAGATCCAGAGGCATATAAATTTAATCCTCCAGTTAGTTTAGGTCCTTATGTTTTGAAATCTTTTGATCCAAATGGATACTGGACTTTATGGGAAAAAAGAGATGATTGGGAGAGAACAACTTTAGGCAAATTGTATGGAGAACCAGGTCCAAATTATGTTCTTTACATTGGCTTAACACAAGAAAGAAGGGTGTTAGATCAGATGAAACATGAACTCGACATAATCCATGACTTAGCTCCAGAAGCTGCTATATCTTTAATACAGAGTAATCAATATGCTGTGACTTGGTTTGATAAATTTCCATGGGCTCATCCTGATCCAACTTTAATATCAGTGCTATTAAATCACGAAAAATATCCTTATAATATTCCAGAGGTTCGCTGGGCTCTCACACTAACAATTAATGCCCCAGAAGTTGCTTTAGCTTCTTATAATGGAGCAGCAACTCTTTCACCTATAGCAGTTCCTCCTACAGGCAACCACTTAAAATGGTATTTTGATCCTATGGAATCATGGTTAAAAGAGTTTTATCTAGAAGTCGAAGGTGAAAAATTTTATCCCTATGATGATACTATTTCTCACAAAGTTGCTGATTTAGCAAAATCGCAATTTGGTTATGAAGTTCCAACGGATCTCGAGAAAATTAAAGAATCTTTAGGATATGGGTGGTGGAAATATTCACCAGAAATAGCAGAAAAATTACTTAGAAGTCAAGGTTTTACAAAGGATAATAGAGGTCGATGGCGACTACCAAATGGAGAATTGTGGAAAATTAATATTATTTGTGAAGCTGAAGGAAGACCTATAGCTACTAGAGGTGCGGAGAAAATAGCAGAACAATGGAGAAAATTTGGAATTGATGCTCAAATTCAAGGTGTCAGTACTGCTATTCTTTGGCCTAGTTATTTGAATCCGGGTAACTTTGAAGTTGCTTATGCATGGAATATAGAAACTTGGGGAGGTCATCCTGATCTTTCATTTTTCCTCCGAACTTGGCACTCAGATTATTATAAAGAGAGTGGGGTCCTATCAGCTGGCTCAAATTATATACGCTATAAAAGCGAAGAACTAGACAAAATAATTGAGAACATGCAAAAAACAGATTTTTTCGATTATGAGAAAAATATAGATATTGGATTAGATTTTCTGAAATTGATGGTTAGAGATATGCCTGAAATTCCTCTTATGTCATATAACGTTTTTACCATTTGTGATGGATATTATTGGACAGGTTATCCTACTGCAGAAAATCCTTACACTAATCCTGTTCCTAACTGGGCAAATAGCAAATATATGTTTCCATTATTAAAACCTACAGGTAGAAAGTAA
- a CDS encoding L-fucose/L-arabinose isomerase family protein, whose translation MIVKRKPKIGILGIMQKLYDKTYPNIVETQSNYVRNVIKELQDIANFKFSRPARDRKDIEQIVEEYNNDKELDGIMIMMLTYSPGQRIVPALKNNKLPIMLANTQPLPSVTQDWNMEHLTYNQGIHGAQDNMNAIVRLGINCPVISGDWKDEAFKKEIEDWALAAQAAKAAKRIRIAVIGRMPGMGDITFDSSALLKKLGVEVVDESMGKIYSYLEKVTKEEIEKVKGENAKNFEIDPNLKEEQYNFAAKFQVAIEKFLKDENYDGYSIYFDSVKDDGRFEQLPLMAASNLMAKGYGYGAEGDALAATAVILGHILGENGHFTEMYAMDFERDSIFMSHMGEGNWKVARKDKPIKLIDRFLGIGDLNNPPTIVFNVQPGQGTIASLAPISEGNFRLVVSKGEVLDSEEYPNVEMPYFHFKPDTGVRDSMKNWLKNGGTHHQCFNIGDIVRRWELFAEMVGIECVRV comes from the coding sequence ATGATAGTAAAAAGAAAACCAAAAATCGGTATTTTAGGAATCATGCAAAAACTGTACGACAAGACTTATCCAAATATTGTAGAAACTCAATCAAATTATGTAAGAAATGTTATTAAAGAACTCCAAGATATTGCAAACTTTAAATTCTCAAGACCTGCAAGAGATAGAAAAGATATTGAACAAATAGTTGAAGAATACAACAACGATAAAGAGTTAGACGGAATAATGATTATGATGTTAACTTATAGTCCAGGACAAAGAATAGTACCAGCATTAAAAAATAACAAATTACCAATAATGCTTGCTAATACTCAACCTTTACCTTCTGTTACTCAGGATTGGAATATGGAACACTTAACATACAATCAAGGAATACACGGCGCTCAAGATAACATGAACGCAATTGTTAGATTAGGAATAAATTGTCCTGTTATTAGTGGGGATTGGAAAGATGAAGCGTTCAAAAAAGAGATAGAAGATTGGGCGCTAGCTGCTCAAGCTGCAAAAGCTGCTAAAAGAATCAGAATAGCAGTTATAGGAAGAATGCCGGGGATGGGTGATATTACATTTGATTCATCAGCATTACTAAAAAAGCTTGGAGTTGAAGTTGTTGATGAAAGTATGGGTAAGATATACTCATATTTGGAAAAAGTAACAAAAGAAGAAATTGAAAAAGTTAAGGGAGAAAATGCCAAGAATTTTGAGATTGATCCTAACCTGAAAGAAGAACAATACAACTTTGCCGCAAAGTTTCAAGTTGCAATTGAAAAATTTTTGAAAGACGAGAATTACGACGGATACAGTATATATTTTGATTCAGTAAAAGACGATGGAAGATTTGAACAACTACCTTTAATGGCAGCTTCCAACTTGATGGCAAAAGGCTATGGATATGGAGCTGAAGGAGATGCCCTTGCTGCAACTGCTGTGATATTAGGCCATATTTTGGGAGAAAATGGACATTTTACAGAAATGTACGCAATGGATTTTGAAAGAGACTCTATTTTTATGAGCCATATGGGTGAGGGAAATTGGAAGGTCGCAAGAAAAGACAAACCAATAAAACTTATAGACAGATTTTTGGGAATAGGGGATCTAAACAACCCTCCAACAATTGTATTTAACGTTCAACCAGGGCAAGGGACTATAGCTTCGTTAGCTCCAATCAGTGAAGGTAATTTCAGGTTAGTTGTATCAAAAGGAGAAGTACTAGACAGCGAAGAATATCCAAACGTCGAAATGCCATACTTTCATTTTAAACCAGATACCGGAGTAAGAGACTCTATGAAGAACTGGCTTAAGAACGGAGGGACGCATCACCAGTGCTTCAACATCGGAGATATTGTTAGGAGGTGGGAGCTGTTTGCAGAGATGGTGGGTATTGAGTGTGTAAGGGTGTGA
- a CDS encoding FGGY-family carbohydrate kinase — MYLIGTDIGTTGTKTVILDENGTLVSKAYRSYKVNTPKASWAEQEAKVWVEAVIQTLKESLEKANVNPKEVAGVSFSGLYGGSGVPVDKNMSPLYPCLIWMDRRAWQETQWVKDNIPHDKLFEITGNYVDSYFGFTKIMWIRDNLPDIWNKTYKFVSPKDYVIFELTGELSTDYSSAGNLGGIFDIRTKNWSKEMGDALGIPITMLPEKILNSHDIAGYLTKEMSTMTGLIEGTPIISGGIDAPMAQLSAGILNEGEHVFMAGTSTCWGTLLNDRKPTSSKLVNYPYVVEADKLLYTFGGSATTGALVDWFIDEFGQLESNVGKQVGISPYDLLELKAKKVPLGSEGLLALPYFMGERSPIWDPDARGVILGLSLYHQKHHVYRALMESAAYSLRHNMETAKESGIKLNPDCWIVGGVANSELWTKIFADVTGYNMIKLSDNIEAPLGDAFLVGLGTGIFKKPEEIKKWIKIESKIEAKKENFKKYDQYYQLFLELYENTKDIMHKISKL, encoded by the coding sequence ATGTATTTAATAGGAACTGATATTGGAACAACAGGTACAAAGACAGTAATATTGGATGAAAATGGCACTTTGGTATCAAAAGCATATAGAAGTTATAAAGTTAACACACCAAAAGCTTCTTGGGCAGAACAAGAAGCGAAGGTCTGGGTTGAAGCAGTGATTCAAACTTTGAAGGAAAGTTTAGAAAAAGCTAATGTAAATCCTAAAGAGGTAGCAGGAGTTTCGTTTAGCGGTCTGTACGGAGGGTCGGGCGTTCCAGTAGATAAAAATATGAGCCCTCTCTATCCATGCCTTATTTGGATGGATAGAAGAGCTTGGCAAGAAACACAATGGGTTAAAGATAATATTCCTCATGATAAACTTTTTGAAATTACCGGAAATTATGTAGATTCTTATTTTGGATTTACAAAAATAATGTGGATAAGAGATAATTTACCAGACATTTGGAATAAAACGTATAAATTTGTTAGTCCGAAAGATTATGTTATTTTTGAATTAACTGGGGAATTATCAACAGATTATAGTTCGGCTGGAAATCTTGGGGGGATTTTTGATATTAGAACTAAAAATTGGTCTAAAGAAATGGGAGATGCATTAGGAATACCAATAACTATGCTTCCTGAAAAGATCCTTAATTCTCATGATATTGCAGGTTATCTTACTAAAGAAATGTCTACAATGACAGGCTTAATTGAGGGTACTCCAATAATAAGTGGAGGAATAGATGCACCAATGGCTCAATTAAGTGCAGGGATTTTAAATGAGGGAGAACACGTATTTATGGCAGGAACTTCAACTTGCTGGGGAACTCTCTTAAACGATAGAAAACCAACTTCTTCAAAATTAGTTAATTATCCTTACGTAGTCGAAGCAGATAAATTACTTTACACTTTTGGGGGAAGCGCTACAACGGGGGCTTTAGTTGATTGGTTTATTGATGAATTTGGGCAATTGGAATCTAATGTAGGTAAACAAGTTGGTATTTCTCCTTATGACCTTCTGGAATTAAAAGCAAAAAAGGTGCCTTTAGGAAGTGAAGGATTATTAGCTTTGCCATATTTTATGGGAGAACGCTCACCTATTTGGGATCCGGACGCAAGAGGAGTTATTCTAGGACTTTCGCTCTATCATCAAAAGCATCATGTATATAGAGCTTTAATGGAATCAGCAGCATACTCTTTGAGACATAACATGGAAACAGCTAAAGAATCTGGTATTAAATTGAATCCAGATTGTTGGATAGTAGGTGGAGTTGCCAATTCAGAATTGTGGACAAAAATATTTGCAGATGTTACAGGATATAACATGATAAAACTTTCTGATAATATCGAGGCACCTTTAGGAGACGCATTTCTTGTAGGTTTAGGGACTGGTATATTTAAAAAACCAGAAGAAATAAAAAAATGGATAAAGATTGAATCAAAAATTGAAGCAAAAAAAGAGAATTTCAAGAAATACGATCAATATTACCAACTCTTTTTAGAATTGTATGAAAACACAAAAGACATAATGCATAAAATATCAAAATTGTAG
- a CDS encoding L-ribulose-5-phosphate 4-epimerase: MYEDLKNQLYEAHLNLEKYGLVAYTSGNVSVRVGSHIIIKPSGVPYDKLKPQDMVVINMQGNVVEGDLKPSVDSATHLYLYNNLDDIGSIIHTHSPYASSFALLNQPLPVYSTAHADVFGVEIPVSPYAPVGTEAIGKAVVDVVNQARAVLLSKHGVIVMGKDIQEAIRNAIFLEEVAKTAYFARTMGNPEPLDKEEAKRLFEFHHKSYGQKK; the protein is encoded by the coding sequence ATGTATGAAGATTTGAAAAATCAACTTTATGAGGCTCATTTAAATCTAGAAAAATATGGATTAGTTGCATACACAAGCGGGAACGTTAGCGTTCGAGTAGGAAGCCACATTATAATAAAGCCTTCCGGTGTTCCATATGATAAATTAAAGCCTCAAGATATGGTTGTGATTAATATGCAAGGTAATGTTGTTGAAGGTGACTTGAAACCTTCTGTTGATTCTGCAACACATTTGTACCTGTATAATAATTTAGATGATATTGGAAGTATCATTCACACACATTCTCCATACGCTTCGTCTTTTGCCTTACTAAACCAACCTCTTCCTGTATACAGTACAGCTCATGCAGATGTCTTTGGAGTAGAAATTCCAGTCTCTCCATATGCCCCTGTTGGAACAGAAGCAATAGGAAAGGCTGTTGTTGATGTAGTTAATCAAGCAAGAGCAGTTCTCTTAAGTAAGCATGGAGTAATAGTCATGGGTAAAGACATCCAAGAAGCTATACGAAACGCTATATTTTTAGAAGAAGTAGCAAAAACAGCCTATTTTGCTAGAACCATGGGAAATCCAGAACCTTTAGATAAGGAAGAAGCTAAAAGACTTTTTGAATTTCATCATAAAAGTTATGGACAAAAGAAATAA
- a CDS encoding carbohydrate kinase family protein, whose translation MDRVGITIGGIIVYDYIKIIDNYPKVGQLANILSMGYSVGGAVPNTLIDLARMDNTIFLQAIGMIGNDEAGKYVLEILKKNNINTEMVYIQNNAATSFTDDVVIESTGERTFFHYRGANTLLDISHFDFAKIHSKILHIGYPLLLDRLDSEDIQYGTKLARLFSIAQKQNIETSIDLVSENSDRFSKIVPPALKYTDYCTINEIEASLTTNIPLRNITGKLIINNMKKVCFKLKEMGVRRWVIVHCPEGAFALDEDDNYYIQPSFDLPKDYIKGTVGAGDAFCAGILYSVYQGWNMSTALKVGTASATACLSKSGTTDGISNIKNMMKLFDYFPPRKLGE comes from the coding sequence ATGGATAGAGTAGGCATTACAATTGGTGGAATTATTGTATATGATTATATAAAAATTATTGATAATTACCCTAAAGTCGGGCAATTAGCTAATATATTATCTATGGGCTATTCTGTTGGAGGAGCTGTTCCTAATACTTTAATAGACTTAGCAAGAATGGACAATACTATATTCCTTCAAGCAATAGGAATGATAGGCAATGATGAAGCAGGAAAATATGTATTAGAAATATTAAAAAAGAATAATATAAACACAGAAATGGTATACATACAAAATAACGCTGCAACTTCATTTACTGATGACGTGGTTATAGAGTCAACAGGAGAAAGGACTTTTTTCCATTATCGTGGTGCAAACACATTGCTTGATATCTCACATTTTGATTTTGCTAAGATTCATTCAAAAATTTTACATATAGGGTATCCATTATTATTAGATAGGCTTGACTCAGAAGATATTCAATATGGAACAAAATTAGCCAGGTTATTTTCAATTGCTCAAAAACAAAATATAGAAACTTCAATTGATTTAGTAAGTGAAAATTCTGACCGCTTTTCTAAAATTGTTCCTCCAGCTTTAAAATATACTGATTATTGTACTATAAATGAAATAGAAGCGTCTTTAACAACAAATATACCCCTGAGAAATATAACTGGTAAGTTAATAATAAATAATATGAAAAAAGTTTGTTTTAAACTTAAAGAAATGGGAGTAAGGAGGTGGGTAATAGTTCATTGTCCAGAAGGAGCTTTTGCTTTAGATGAGGATGATAATTATTATATACAACCTTCTTTTGATTTACCTAAAGATTATATTAAGGGGACAGTAGGTGCAGGAGATGCTTTTTGTGCAGGAATATTATATTCTGTATATCAAGGCTGGAATATGTCAACAGCTCTTAAAGTTGGAACAGCATCAGCAACTGCGTGTCTTTCAAAATCCGGTACTACCGATGGAATAAGCAATATAAAAAATATGATGAAATTGTTTGATTATTTTCCTCCTCGAAAATTAGGAGAATAA
- a CDS encoding class I fructose-bisphosphate aldolase, translating into MGIKDLRLSHILNPKSGKSVIIPIDHGLIMGNIAGLQDPLGTLENLIRLGIDATLISPGIAKITTDIFSSKDAPGRILTIDLPLSSTIPGESGNIIGHKIIANLEFALRNAIDVVKVLLPWGEKDSVQMESIEVVATVANNCDKWNIPLMVEPVFWTSHTSKEKKTSANLIGHAARIALELGADVLKIPYTGNILEFKELLNNLKVPVFVLGGAKMDSIEDILKIAKESIEAGAKGIVFGRNVWQNSKMESLINALKEIVHENASVDEVIKKHNLF; encoded by the coding sequence ATGGGAATAAAAGATCTTAGATTATCACACATTTTAAATCCAAAGAGTGGTAAATCTGTTATTATACCGATTGACCATGGTTTAATAATGGGTAATATAGCAGGACTCCAAGATCCTCTTGGAACTTTAGAAAATCTTATTAGGTTAGGAATAGATGCAACATTGATAAGCCCAGGTATAGCGAAAATTACTACTGATATTTTTTCTTCAAAAGATGCTCCAGGAAGAATATTAACAATCGATTTGCCTTTGTCTTCAACTATTCCTGGAGAAAGTGGAAATATAATTGGACATAAAATAATTGCCAATTTAGAATTTGCTTTAAGAAATGCTATTGATGTAGTTAAAGTTCTGTTACCTTGGGGTGAGAAAGATAGTGTTCAAATGGAGAGTATTGAAGTCGTGGCCACGGTCGCAAATAACTGTGATAAATGGAATATACCTTTAATGGTAGAACCTGTTTTTTGGACAAGTCATACTTCAAAAGAAAAGAAAACATCAGCAAATTTAATTGGACATGCAGCACGAATTGCTTTAGAATTGGGAGCAGATGTTCTTAAAATTCCATATACAGGAAATATTTTAGAATTCAAGGAATTATTGAATAATTTAAAAGTGCCAGTTTTTGTATTAGGTGGTGCTAAGATGGATAGTATAGAAGATATATTAAAAATTGCTAAAGAATCCATTGAAGCAGGGGCAAAAGGAATAGTATTTGGAAGAAACGTATGGCAAAATTCTAAAATGGAATCTCTTATAAATGCTCTTAAAGAAATTGTTCACGAAAACGCTTCGGTTGATGAAGTCATCAAAAAGCATAACTTATTTTAA